The Staphylococcus sp. KG4-3 genome has a window encoding:
- a CDS encoding TerC family protein — translation MDPSLILPYLWVLVVLVFLEGLLAADNAVVMAVMVKHLPPEQRKKALFYGLLGAFVFRFLSLFLISVIAHFWWIQALGALYLLYMSIRNLISFFKEKDHDKNDGSDDHHFDDSGEEIHASAKSFWGTVLKVEFADIAFAIDSMLAALAIAVTLPTVGIHFGGMDLGQFIVMFLGGMLGVIIMRFAATWFVNLLNKYPGLEGAAFAIVGWVGIKLVVMVLAHPDIGVLDEHFPHSVVWQSIFWSVMILLVVIGWLGSVRKNKKQEK, via the coding sequence ATGGATCCGAGTTTGATTTTACCTTACCTATGGGTGTTAGTAGTACTCGTATTTTTAGAAGGTTTATTAGCTGCAGATAATGCAGTTGTAATGGCAGTAATGGTTAAACATTTACCACCCGAACAACGTAAGAAAGCGCTGTTTTATGGTTTGCTTGGTGCTTTTGTATTCCGTTTCTTATCTTTATTCTTAATTAGTGTTATTGCACATTTCTGGTGGATACAAGCACTAGGCGCTTTATACTTGCTATATATGTCTATACGAAATTTAATATCCTTCTTTAAGGAAAAAGACCATGATAAGAACGATGGCAGTGATGATCATCATTTTGATGATTCTGGAGAAGAAATACATGCAAGTGCTAAATCATTTTGGGGTACAGTATTAAAAGTAGAATTTGCGGATATCGCTTTTGCAATTGACTCAATGCTTGCGGCGCTTGCTATAGCGGTAACCTTACCAACAGTAGGTATCCATTTTGGTGGCATGGATTTAGGTCAATTTATTGTTATGTTCCTTGGTGGTATGCTTGGTGTTATTATTATGCGTTTTGCTGCAACTTGGTTTGTAAACCTATTAAATAAATATCCAGGTTTAGAAGGCGCAGCTTTTGCGATTGTTGGTTGGGTTGGTATCAAATTAGTTGTTATGGTACTTGCTCATCCAGATATTGGAGTTTTAGACGAACATTTCCCACACAGCGTTGTTTGGCAGTCAATCTTCTGGTCTGTTATGATTTTGTTAGTCGTCATTGGTTGGTTAGGTTCTGTTCGTAAAAATAAAAAACAAGAAAAATAA
- a CDS encoding YueH family protein, whose amino-acid sequence MKVKKINFNDIQANVYIYENVIKQLFLIAIPEINWSLEVESTLNEDDMKEELVIHLFTLLDESTASHVADDIVKWIFEN is encoded by the coding sequence ATGAAGGTTAAAAAAATCAACTTCAATGACATTCAGGCTAATGTGTATATATATGAAAATGTAATAAAGCAATTATTTCTTATAGCAATTCCTGAAATAAATTGGTCATTAGAAGTGGAATCAACTTTAAATGAAGATGATATGAAAGAGGAACTTGTGATACACTTATTTACATTACTTGATGAGTCAACAGCATCACATGTTGCTGATGACATCGTTAAATGGATATTTGAGAATTAA
- a CDS encoding aldehyde dehydrogenase family protein: MRMQVKQYIDGEWIESTSGETINVINPATEEKIGEIAKGNKQDVDKAVESAHNVYLSFRHTSVQERQDLLTKIVKEYENRKEDLIQAMTEELGAPLKVSEKVHYQMGLNHFAAARDALDDFEFEERRDNNLVIKEGIGVAGLITPWNFPTNQTSLKLAAAFAAGCPVVLKPSEETPYAAIILAEIFEKVGVPKGVFNLVNGDGENVGNPLTEHPKVRMMSFTGSGGVGTKIMEKASEDFKKVSLELGGKSPYIILEDADIESAAEGAVRKIINNTGQECTAGSRTIIPEFMKEQFLAAAKEKMSNLKVGDPQSEETDLGPLINKKQYEGVQNYIEKGIEEGATLIYGGTGKPEQLENGYFVKPTIFSDVNNKMTIAQEEIFGPVMCIITYQDIEKAIEIGNDTKYGLAGYIYGKDKETLRKVAHSIEAGIIEINEVGQAYNLPFGGYKHSGIGREWGDYGIEEFLEVKSIAGYYE; the protein is encoded by the coding sequence ATGAGAATGCAAGTTAAACAGTATATAGATGGCGAATGGATTGAAAGTACAAGTGGAGAAACTATCAATGTCATTAACCCAGCAACTGAAGAAAAAATCGGTGAAATAGCTAAAGGTAACAAACAAGATGTAGATAAAGCAGTAGAATCTGCACATAATGTTTATCTTAGTTTTCGCCATACATCAGTCCAAGAACGCCAAGATTTGTTAACGAAAATCGTCAAAGAGTATGAAAATCGTAAAGAAGACTTGATTCAAGCAATGACAGAAGAATTAGGAGCTCCATTAAAAGTGTCGGAAAAAGTACATTATCAGATGGGACTCAATCATTTTGCGGCAGCGAGAGATGCGCTAGATGATTTTGAATTCGAAGAACGCCGTGATAATAACTTAGTTATAAAAGAAGGTATTGGGGTTGCAGGATTAATTACACCTTGGAATTTCCCTACTAATCAAACGTCACTTAAACTCGCTGCTGCATTTGCAGCTGGTTGTCCAGTTGTGTTAAAACCTTCTGAAGAAACTCCATACGCCGCGATAATTCTAGCAGAGATATTTGAAAAAGTTGGCGTCCCTAAAGGTGTTTTTAATTTAGTAAATGGAGATGGAGAAAACGTTGGTAATCCTTTAACTGAGCATCCTAAAGTGCGTATGATGTCATTTACTGGTTCTGGAGGCGTTGGTACTAAAATTATGGAAAAAGCCAGTGAAGATTTCAAAAAAGTATCTCTTGAACTTGGTGGAAAATCACCATACATTATTTTAGAAGATGCTGATATAGAAAGCGCAGCAGAAGGAGCTGTAAGAAAAATTATAAATAATACAGGACAAGAATGCACAGCTGGAAGTCGTACAATTATTCCAGAGTTTATGAAAGAACAATTCTTAGCAGCGGCAAAAGAGAAAATGTCAAACTTGAAGGTTGGCGATCCACAATCTGAAGAAACAGATTTAGGCCCACTCATTAATAAAAAGCAATATGAAGGTGTACAAAATTATATAGAAAAAGGCATAGAAGAAGGCGCTACTCTGATATATGGAGGTACAGGAAAGCCAGAACAACTTGAAAATGGATACTTTGTTAAACCTACGATTTTTAGTGATGTTAATAATAAAATGACTATCGCTCAAGAAGAAATATTTGGTCCTGTGATGTGTATTATAACTTATCAAGATATAGAAAAAGCTATTGAAATTGGAAATGATACAAAATACGGATTAGCAGGATATATATATGGAAAAGACAAAGAGACACTCCGTAAAGTTGCCCATTCTATTGAAGCTGGTATTATAGAGATTAATGAAGTTGGACAGGCATATAATTTACCATTTGGCGGCTATAAACATTCAGGTATAGGAAGAGAATGGGGCGATTATGGTATTGAAGAATTTTTAGAAGTTAAATCAATTGCAGGTTATTATGAATAA
- a CDS encoding esterase family protein, translated as MYDFQPGNINKINFPSEILDRDVTLSIYLPKDFTELFKYKVVFCFDGADFFAFGKIHRTYEKLRETNEIERAIFVGFHYEDVDKRRAEFHPQGARTPLTVKAMANEILPFIDKTFPTFKVGNARVLLGDSLAGSVALITALSYPRVFSQVGLLSPQHDEAIQTLIERCQFKEQLSIWHAVGLEEEDFKLPTTGKTADFLTPNRELNSIIKANDFTYHYLEFEGGHRWKSWQYLLDEMLKYFLSDNISF; from the coding sequence ATGTATGACTTTCAACCAGGAAATATCAATAAGATTAATTTTCCTAGCGAGATTTTAGATAGAGATGTGACATTATCTATCTATTTACCTAAGGATTTTACAGAATTATTTAAATATAAAGTTGTTTTTTGCTTTGATGGGGCAGACTTTTTTGCTTTTGGCAAAATCCATCGTACTTATGAAAAGTTAAGAGAAACCAATGAAATTGAGCGAGCAATTTTTGTAGGTTTTCACTATGAAGATGTTGATAAAAGAAGAGCAGAATTTCATCCACAAGGCGCTCGTACACCATTGACTGTGAAAGCTATGGCTAATGAAATATTACCATTTATAGATAAGACATTCCCAACGTTTAAAGTAGGAAATGCACGTGTGCTATTAGGGGATAGTTTAGCTGGTAGTGTTGCTTTAATTACTGCGTTATCATATCCGCGTGTATTTAGTCAGGTGGGCTTATTAAGTCCGCAACATGATGAGGCTATCCAGACATTAATTGAACGTTGCCAATTTAAAGAGCAGCTATCTATTTGGCATGCGGTAGGATTAGAAGAAGAGGATTTTAAGTTACCTACCACAGGTAAAACTGCAGATTTTTTAACACCGAATCGTGAATTAAATTCAATTATTAAAGCAAATGATTTTACGTATCATTATTTAGAATTTGAAGGAGGCCATAGATGGAAATCATGGCAATATTTACTTGATGAAATGTTAAAATATTTTTTATCTGATAATATTTCATTTTAA
- a CDS encoding diglucosyl diacylglycerol synthase, which produces MVTQNKKILIITGSFGNGHLQVTQSVVNQFNEMNLDNLTVIEHDLFLEAHPILTSICKKWYINSFKYFRNMYKAFYYSQPDQLDKCFYKYYGLNKLMNLLLKEKPDLILLTFPTPVMSVLTEQFDMNIPIATVMTDYRMQKNWITPHSHKYYLATEELKDEFASIGIPRNKLKVTGIPISDKFEADINQEDWLRQNNLDPNKPTILMSAGAFGVSKGFGQMIQEILNRSPHAQVVMICGKNKDLKRSLSSQFKANNNVIILGYTTHMNEWMASSHLMITKPGGITISEALTRQIPMIFLDPAPGQELENAVYFEEKGFGSIALTPEAAIEQVASLTNEPAKLAAMSQAMDSSRIPYSTYKLCKDLLDLLNHSSRYEEVYGKVPLYAKLFVK; this is translated from the coding sequence ATGGTTACTCAAAATAAAAAAATACTGATAATTACTGGATCTTTTGGTAACGGTCATTTACAAGTTACGCAAAGCGTAGTAAACCAATTTAACGAAATGAATCTAGACAATTTAACAGTTATTGAACATGATTTATTTTTAGAAGCTCACCCAATTCTGACTTCTATTTGTAAAAAATGGTACATTAATAGTTTTAAATATTTTAGAAATATGTATAAAGCTTTTTACTATAGTCAACCAGACCAATTAGATAAATGTTTCTATAAATACTATGGACTTAATAAATTAATGAATTTACTTTTAAAAGAAAAGCCAGATCTTATTTTACTAACTTTTCCAACACCGGTTATGTCTGTATTAACTGAACAATTTGATATGAACATACCTATTGCAACAGTAATGACAGACTATCGCATGCAAAAAAACTGGATTACGCCACATTCACATAAATATTATCTTGCTACAGAGGAATTAAAAGATGAATTTGCAAGTATTGGCATTCCTCGAAATAAGTTGAAAGTAACAGGAATCCCTATTTCAGATAAATTCGAAGCGGATATCAATCAAGAAGATTGGTTACGTCAAAATAATTTAGATCCTAACAAACCTACTATATTAATGTCTGCAGGTGCATTTGGGGTTTCAAAAGGGTTCGGCCAAATGATTCAAGAAATTTTAAACAGAAGCCCACATGCACAAGTAGTTATGATATGTGGTAAAAATAAAGACTTAAAACGTTCATTATCTAGTCAATTCAAAGCTAACAATAACGTAATAATTTTAGGTTACACTACACACATGAACGAATGGATGGCTTCAAGTCACTTGATGATTACAAAACCAGGTGGTATCACGATATCAGAAGCATTAACACGTCAAATACCAATGATTTTCTTAGATCCCGCACCTGGCCAAGAACTTGAGAATGCAGTTTATTTTGAAGAAAAAGGATTTGGTAGCATAGCACTTACACCTGAGGCAGCAATAGAGCAAGTTGCTTCATTAACAAATGAGCCAGCTAAATTAGCTGCAATGTCACAAGCAATGGATTCTTCCAGAATCCCATATTCAACATACAAATTATGCAAAGACTTATTAGACTTACTTAATCATTCATCTCGATATGAGGAAGTTTACGGAAAGGTTCCTTTATATGCAAAGCTCTTCGTTAAATAA
- a CDS encoding YjcG family protein yields MILGLALIPSKAFQDEVNAYRKRYDAHYASIMPHITIKGQFKINDGDLESVKETIKSRIEGIPTVDVHATKASNFAPITNVIYFKVEKTETLENLFNQFNKGDFYGVADHSFVPHFTIAQGLTSQEFEDIYGQLKLAGIDYKETIEQLSLVYYDEKEDKWKVLENFNLA; encoded by the coding sequence ATGATTTTAGGATTGGCATTAATTCCGTCAAAAGCATTTCAAGATGAAGTGAATGCATATCGTAAGCGTTATGATGCTCATTATGCATCTATTATGCCGCATATTACGATAAAGGGGCAATTTAAAATAAACGATGGTGATTTAGAGTCTGTAAAAGAGACAATTAAATCAAGAATCGAAGGCATTCCAACGGTTGATGTTCATGCAACAAAAGCATCTAATTTTGCGCCGATAACAAATGTTATTTATTTTAAAGTTGAAAAAACAGAAACTTTAGAAAACTTATTTAATCAATTTAACAAAGGCGATTTTTATGGGGTTGCAGATCATTCGTTTGTACCACATTTTACTATTGCCCAAGGATTGACGAGTCAAGAATTTGAAGATATTTATGGACAATTGAAGCTAGCGGGGATTGACTACAAAGAAACTATTGAGCAACTTTCTTTAGTTTATTATGATGAAAAAGAAGATAAATGGAAAGTTTTAGAAAACTTTAATTTAGCATAA
- a CDS encoding peptide chain release factor 3: MNIKEEVESRKTFAIISHPDAGKTTLTEKLLLFGGAIREAGTVKGKKSGKFATSDWMKVEQERGISVTSSVMQFDYDHYKINILDTPGHEDFSEDTYRTLMAVDSAVMVIDCAKGIEPQTLKLFKVCKMRGIPIFTFINKLDRVGKEPFELLDEIESTLDIETYPMNWPIGMGQNFFGIIDRESHTIEPFRDEENILHLDDDYELKEDHEMKNDSAFAQAIDELMLVEEAGENFDNEALLNGELTPVFFGSALANFGVQNFLNAYVDHAPMPNARQTKEDIEVSPFDLDFSGFIFKIQANMDPKHRDRIAFMRVVSGAFERGMDVNLQRTNKKQKITRSTSFMADDKETVNHAVAGDIIGLYDTGNYQIGDTLVGGNQKFSFQDLPQFTPELFMKVSAKNVMKQKHFHKGIEQLVQEGAIQYYKALHTNQIIIGAVGQLQFEVFEHRLKNEYNVDVVMEPVGQKIARWIENEEDIKDKMSSTRSILVKDVYDNYVFLFENEFATRWFEEKFPEIKLYGLL; this comes from the coding sequence ATGAATATAAAGGAAGAAGTAGAATCAAGAAAAACCTTTGCGATTATTTCTCACCCAGATGCTGGTAAAACAACACTAACAGAAAAATTATTATTATTTGGTGGTGCAATTAGAGAAGCAGGTACAGTTAAAGGTAAAAAAAGCGGGAAGTTTGCTACAAGTGACTGGATGAAAGTTGAACAGGAACGTGGTATTTCTGTGACTAGTTCAGTAATGCAATTTGATTATGATCATTACAAAATAAATATTTTAGATACGCCGGGTCACGAAGATTTTTCTGAAGACACATACAGAACTTTAATGGCAGTAGATAGCGCAGTTATGGTTATAGACTGTGCAAAAGGAATTGAACCACAAACATTAAAACTGTTTAAGGTTTGTAAAATGAGAGGTATTCCTATTTTTACGTTTATCAATAAATTGGATAGAGTAGGGAAAGAACCATTTGAATTATTAGATGAAATTGAATCTACATTAGATATAGAAACATATCCAATGAATTGGCCAATTGGAATGGGGCAAAACTTTTTCGGAATTATTGATAGAGAATCGCATACAATTGAACCATTTAGAGATGAAGAAAATATCTTACATTTGGATGATGACTATGAACTTAAAGAAGATCACGAAATGAAAAATGATAGCGCGTTTGCACAAGCAATTGATGAGCTTATGTTAGTTGAAGAAGCGGGTGAAAACTTTGATAATGAAGCATTATTAAATGGTGAGTTAACCCCTGTATTCTTTGGATCGGCGTTAGCAAACTTCGGTGTACAAAATTTCTTGAATGCATATGTAGACCACGCACCTATGCCAAATGCACGTCAGACAAAAGAAGACATAGAAGTAAGCCCGTTTGATTTAGATTTTTCAGGTTTTATATTTAAAATCCAAGCTAATATGGATCCGAAACATAGAGATAGGATAGCTTTTATGCGTGTTGTTAGTGGCGCATTTGAACGTGGCATGGATGTTAACTTGCAACGAACAAACAAAAAACAAAAAATCACTCGTTCAACGTCATTTATGGCAGACGATAAGGAAACTGTAAATCACGCGGTGGCTGGTGATATTATCGGGCTATATGATACAGGGAATTATCAAATTGGTGATACGCTAGTTGGTGGTAATCAAAAATTTAGTTTCCAAGATTTACCGCAATTTACACCTGAATTATTTATGAAAGTATCAGCCAAAAATGTGATGAAGCAAAAACATTTCCATAAAGGTATTGAACAATTAGTTCAAGAAGGCGCAATCCAATATTACAAAGCATTACACACGAATCAAATTATCATCGGTGCTGTAGGACAGTTACAGTTTGAAGTATTCGAACATCGTTTAAAAAATGAATATAATGTAGATGTTGTTATGGAGCCAGTTGGTCAAAAAATTGCGCGCTGGATAGAAAACGAAGAAGACATCAAAGATAAGATGAGTTCTACACGTTCTATTCTAGTAAAAGATGTATATGATAATTATGTCTTTTTATTTGAAAATGAGTTTGCTACAAGATGGTTTGAAGAGAAATTTCCAGAAATTAAATTATATGGATTGTTATAA
- the ltaA gene encoding lipoteichoic acid biosynthesis MFS flippase LtaA produces MQSSSLNNYGTNKNFIIMLIILFLMEFARGMYILSYLSLLPTATSIAVGITSIAISIHFISDAATNFVIGFLLKRLGAKLVLTLGFLLAFVSLFLVIWFPTAPIVLIISAVLLGIAVSPIWVIMLASVDEKNRGKQMGYVYFSWLLGLLVGMVGMNIIFKFHPTQFAFLMSLVVLIAWILYYFVKIRLTNYNTRPVKQQLGQIVNVTKRHLILFPGILLQGASITALVPILPTYATKVVGVSTVEYTMAIVFGGIGCAFSMLFLSKVIDNHGTLFMYSVIFSGFVLYTLMIFALSLITEITLVWILAVFIGLMYGILLPAWNTFMASHIHSDEQEETWGVFNSVQGFGSMVGPLVGGLITEFSNSVNNTFYFSAFVFLFLAVFYGIYFIKRKKHV; encoded by the coding sequence ATGCAAAGCTCTTCGTTAAATAATTATGGTACAAATAAAAATTTTATAATCATGCTAATCATCTTATTCTTAATGGAATTCGCTCGAGGAATGTATATTTTAAGTTATTTATCATTACTTCCAACAGCAACCTCAATCGCGGTAGGTATAACATCTATCGCTATTTCTATACATTTTATTTCAGATGCAGCAACAAACTTTGTTATTGGTTTCTTACTTAAACGCTTAGGTGCAAAATTAGTACTAACGTTAGGGTTTTTACTTGCTTTTGTTAGTTTATTTTTGGTTATTTGGTTCCCTACTGCACCAATAGTATTAATCATCAGTGCAGTCTTGCTAGGTATTGCTGTAAGCCCTATATGGGTCATCATGTTAGCAAGTGTTGATGAAAAAAATCGTGGTAAACAAATGGGTTACGTGTACTTCTCATGGTTACTAGGATTGCTAGTAGGTATGGTAGGCATGAATATTATATTTAAATTTCATCCGACACAATTTGCGTTTTTAATGTCACTAGTTGTATTAATTGCTTGGATATTATATTATTTCGTAAAAATTAGACTCACAAATTATAATACTCGACCTGTTAAACAGCAATTAGGTCAAATAGTAAATGTCACAAAGCGACATTTAATTCTTTTTCCAGGCATTTTACTACAAGGTGCTTCAATTACTGCTCTTGTTCCAATACTACCTACATATGCGACAAAAGTTGTTGGTGTTTCAACAGTTGAATATACAATGGCAATCGTATTTGGCGGTATTGGCTGTGCGTTTTCAATGTTGTTCTTATCTAAGGTAATTGATAATCATGGCACATTATTTATGTACAGTGTAATATTTAGTGGTTTTGTACTATATACACTCATGATATTTGCTTTATCGCTAATTACAGAAATCACATTGGTTTGGATACTAGCAGTATTTATAGGTCTCATGTATGGTATCTTACTACCGGCTTGGAACACATTTATGGCGAGTCATATACATTCGGATGAACAAGAAGAAACTTGGGGCGTATTCAATAGTGTGCAAGGCTTTGGATCTATGGTCGGCCCCCTTGTTGGTGGTTTAATCACTGAGTTTTCAAATTCAGTAAATAACACATTTTACTTTTCAGCGTTTGTGTTCTTATTCCTTGCTGTCTTTTACGGCATCTATTTTATCAAACGTAAAAAGCACGTTTAA
- a CDS encoding UDP-N-acetylmuramoyl-L-alanyl-D-glutamate--L-lysine ligase — translation MEANVLFEKIRVKQVFGTLDRNITDITTDSRTAQRGSIFVASKGYTVDSHRFCQDVVNQGCEVIIVNHKQQVVGDVTQVVVPDTLRVASLLVNMLFDYPSKQLITYGVTGTNGKTSIATMIHHIYRKLNKGSAYLGTNGFQINEVKSKGANTTPETVLLTKKINEAVEAGAESMTLEVSSHGLSLGRLRGVDFDVAIFSNLTQDHLDFHGTMESYGHAKSLLFSQLGEDLSQDKYVVLNNDDAFSEYLSSVTPYEVFTYGVKNDAQFTAEQIEESLQGVKFIFNTPQGKFQVQSPYVGLFNVSNIMAAMIAVWSKGIELGEIIKAVENLEPVEGRLEVLDPSLPIDLIIDYAHTADGMDKLIDAVKPFAKQKLIFLCGMAGERDLTKTPEMGRVACRADYVIFTPDNPADDDPKKLTQELAKGATHDNYIEFYDRADGIRHAIDIAEPGDTVVLASKGREPYQIMPGHIKVPHRDDLIGLEAAYKKFGGGPHEG, via the coding sequence TTGGAAGCAAATGTGTTGTTTGAAAAAATTAGAGTGAAACAAGTTTTCGGCACGTTAGATAGAAATATAACAGATATAACAACAGACTCTCGTACTGCACAGCGAGGTAGTATATTTGTAGCATCGAAAGGTTATACAGTAGACAGTCATAGATTTTGCCAAGATGTGGTGAATCAGGGGTGTGAGGTTATCATCGTTAATCACAAACAACAAGTTGTAGGAGATGTAACGCAAGTCGTTGTCCCAGATACTTTACGTGTAGCAAGTTTGTTAGTTAATATGTTATTCGATTATCCTAGTAAGCAACTCATAACATATGGTGTAACAGGAACAAATGGTAAAACTTCAATCGCTACGATGATACATCATATTTATAGAAAATTAAATAAAGGTAGTGCTTACTTAGGAACAAATGGCTTTCAAATAAATGAAGTTAAATCAAAAGGGGCAAATACAACCCCTGAAACGGTATTATTAACAAAGAAAATAAATGAAGCAGTTGAAGCAGGTGCTGAATCTATGACCTTAGAAGTATCTAGTCATGGTCTATCTTTAGGCCGCCTTCGTGGTGTGGATTTTGATGTAGCTATTTTTTCAAATTTAACACAAGATCATTTAGATTTTCACGGAACAATGGAATCCTATGGACATGCTAAATCATTATTATTTAGCCAATTAGGTGAAGATTTATCACAAGATAAATACGTTGTGTTGAATAATGATGATGCTTTTTCAGAATACCTTAGCTCAGTAACACCATATGAGGTATTCACTTATGGTGTTAAAAATGACGCCCAGTTTACAGCCGAACAAATTGAAGAATCATTACAAGGTGTTAAATTTATTTTTAATACGCCTCAAGGAAAATTTCAGGTCCAATCACCTTATGTTGGTCTGTTTAATGTTTCTAACATTATGGCTGCTATGATTGCTGTGTGGAGTAAAGGCATTGAGTTAGGTGAAATTATAAAAGCTGTTGAAAATTTAGAACCTGTAGAAGGCAGGTTAGAAGTATTAGATCCTTCATTACCAATTGATCTAATTATAGACTATGCACATACAGCAGATGGAATGGATAAATTAATTGATGCGGTTAAGCCATTCGCCAAACAAAAATTAATTTTCTTATGTGGTATGGCAGGTGAACGTGATTTAACTAAAACCCCTGAAATGGGACGTGTAGCATGCCGAGCAGATTACGTTATCTTTACACCTGATAATCCTGCAGATGATGATCCTAAGAAATTAACACAAGAATTAGCTAAAGGTGCAACGCATGATAACTATATTGAATTTTACGATCGTGCTGATGGCATAAGACATGCTATAGATATTGCTGAGCCAGGGGATACTGTGGTATTAGCTTCAAAAGGTCGAGAACCATATCAAATTATGCCTGGCCACATCAAAGTGCCACATCGTGATGACCTTATCGGATTAGAAGCGGCTTATAAAAAATTTGGTGGAGGTCCTCATGAAGGTTAA
- a CDS encoding four-helix bundle copper-binding protein, whose translation MSYGKNRLLIQTLHECVEACNYCFQACLKEENVKMMAECIRLDRECADMCTFLERELTIDSPFAHDLAEICSKICEACGNECQKHEHDHCQECAKSCFKCAKACKDIA comes from the coding sequence ATGTCTTATGGAAAAAATAGATTGTTAATCCAAACACTACATGAATGTGTTGAAGCATGTAACTACTGTTTCCAAGCCTGTTTGAAAGAAGAAAATGTAAAAATGATGGCTGAATGTATCCGATTAGACCGTGAATGTGCCGATATGTGTACTTTTCTAGAACGTGAATTAACAATAGATTCCCCATTTGCACACGATTTGGCAGAAATATGTTCCAAAATTTGTGAGGCATGTGGAAATGAGTGCCAAAAGCATGAGCACGATCATTGCCAAGAATGTGCAAAATCTTGTTTCAAGTGCGCAAAAGCTTGTAAAGATATCGCTTAA